One Pygocentrus nattereri isolate fPygNat1 chromosome 12, fPygNat1.pri, whole genome shotgun sequence DNA window includes the following coding sequences:
- the LOC108415170 gene encoding B-cell receptor CD22-like has translation MRSLTTAAPPLPLAFLLMTAGAVGTKWSVKYNQQEICALNGSTVFMNATFTHPENLTVKETFWTLNKHQKPNLSKDPVYSGRVEFFTDDQKHFSLKLSDVMKKDEHQFYFRIITNVEKERWVGEPGVQLRVTELHVEAPEEVTEGETADLTCKTTCSLTDPTFIWYKNGRPLTTKTIKNNELHLQTVSSEDAGSYSCAVGGSQHLHSTAHSLTVKYPPKNISVSIHPSGEIVEGSSVTLTCSSDANPPVKNYTRFKEGQTSPVGSGQNYSILSITADHTGLFYCEAQNDHGAERSAGVPVFFKGYPLILYVAVGVGVCMITIFLTVVLWRRSSESRRKRPDRNTDQPIYAVSSRYQDPFILNPV, from the exons ATGAGGTCATTGACAACGGcggctcctcctcttcctctggcCTTTCTGCTCATGACTGCTG GAGCTGTTGGAACAAAGTGGAGTGTGAAGTACAACCAACAGGAAATCTGTGCTTTAAATGGATCCACAGTGTTTATGAACGCAACTTTTACTCACCCAGAAAATCTCACAGTGAAGGAGACTTTCTGGACATTAAACAAACATCAGAAGCCTAATCTGTCCAAAGACCCAGTTTATTCAGGCAGAGTTGAGTTTTTCACTGATGATCAGAAACACTTCTCCCTCAAACTGAGTGATGTGATGAAGAAGGATGAACATCAGTTCTACTTCAGAATCATAACTAatgtagaaaaagaaagatgggtGGGTGAACCTGGAGTTCAGCTCAGAGTTACAG AGCTCCATGTAGAAGCTCCTGAAGAAGTgacagagggagaaacagcAGATCTGACATGTAAGACCACCTGCAGTCTGACTGACCCAACATTCATCTGGTACAAAAATGGACGTCCTTTAACCACAAAGACCATCAAGAACAACGAGCTCCACCTGCAGACGGTCAGTAGTGAGGATGCTGGCAGTTATAGCTGTGCTGTAGGAGGATCTCAACACCTCCACTCTACTGCTCACAGCCTCACAGTCAAAT ATCCTCCAAAGAACATCTcagtatccatccatccctctggagaaatagtggagggcagttcagtgactctgacctgcagcagtgatgcaaacccacctgtgaagaaCTACACCCGGTTTAAAGAAGGTCAAACCTCACCTGTAGGATCTGGACAGAATTACAGCAtcctcagcatcactgctgaccacacTGGACTATTCTACTGTGAAGCTCAGAATGATCATGGAGCTGAGAGGTCAGCTGGAGTGCCGGTCTTTTTTAAAG GCTACCCCCTGATTCTGTATGTAGCTGTTGGAGTCGGAGTTTGCATGATTACAATTTTTCTCACTGTAGTTTTGTGGAGGag ATCTTCtgagagcaggagaaagaggcCAGACAGAAATACAGATCAACCAATCTATGCGGTGAGCTCTAGATATCAGGATCCTTTCATTCTTAATCCAGTGTGA